The genomic DNA GTGGCCGGCGGCGCCAACGGAACGACCGGGCGAAGGCGCCGCAACCGCTTCGGCGATGTCGTGGTCCTCGACCGCTTCGGTGACCGCCTCGCGGGCGGGCCGGGCGGTGCGGTGTCCGGCGGCGACCAGGCTGCGGTCGAGAAGGTCGCCGCGCTCGTCGATGCGTGCACGAAGCGGGTGGGGCCGATGACGGTGGCTCCCTCGGTGTGGCTGGTGGGTGGCACCCGGATGATCGGGGTGGCCGGCCGTGAAGTCGACGAAGCGGTCCGTCGCTTGGCCGACGATCCCGACCCCTCGATGGTCGTCGTCATCCGCGACTGATCATCCGATCCGCAGACCCCAAGGAGATCCAAGTGGCGCTGTACATCCCTGCGGCCAAGCGACGCCGGCGACTGATCCTCCTGATCGGCGCGGGCGTGGTGGTGGGGTTGCTCGTCGGCGTGCTCGTCGGTCGGCTGACCGCACCTGGGCTGAGCGACGGCATCCATGCCGCGCAGTCACGGGCGCAGCGGACGACGGGTCTCCTCGAGAGCCTTCCGACCGAGTACGAGGCCACCCAGCAGGGCGCGCAGGGCAAGTCCGCGGCGACGTTCCGCCAGTCGCTCGACCAGCTCGACGCCGACCTCGAAGCCGCCATCGCCAAGGCGAAGTGGCTGGGGCCATCGGCCCGCAAGCGGCTGCGGGCCGCGGTGGCCACCGTGCGATCTGCCGACGAGGACGGGGTGCCGAGCTCCGTGTTCCAACGCACGGTCGCCGATGCCGCCAAGGTCGTCGCGGACGAGTTCGACCTGGCCAACCCCTGATCGTGGCCTCCGCGATGGCCCTCGGGATGTGACCAACGGCGCCGTCGGATAGGGACCTTCGGCCCGTTCGGTCGCGCGGCAGATCGTCGATGGTGATGGTGCACGGCCGAGTGCCGTGGGCCGGAGGTCGTCTCCGGTCACGTTGCAGGCGACAAAGAGGTCCCCGCGATGAACGCTCCGTCATCACACGACACCGGCGGTGTGCCCACCGTTGACGCCGAACCGGCAGCCGCACCGGCGCTGCGGCGCGACAAGTTCTTGATGCTGTGCGCACTGAGCGCATTGGGGGCGATGCTCGTCTCGATCGCCGCCGTCGGCGTCGCCATCACGACGAAGTCGAGCGCGGGCAGCCGGGTCGCGACCGCGGCGCCCCAGACCGTCGAGGTGGAGCTCGGCGACTTCTACATCAAGCCCGCCAAGCTCGACGTCGCGGCCGGCACGCCGGTCACGTTCAAAGTGACCAACCACGGCAAGATGACGCACGACTTCGTGGTCAGCGGCCACAAGACCTCGATGTTGCAGCCGGGCAAGTCGGGCACCGTCACCGCCACGATCGACTCGGCGACCCAGGCGTACTGCTCGGTGCCCGGCCACCGCGCGGCCGGCATGACCATGGACATCACCACGGGCGGCGGCACAGCCGCGTCGGCAACCGCATCTGACGCGAGCTCGACCGCGATGGACCACTCGATGATGAACAGCGCCAGCTCCGGATCCACGAGCGGAAGCGGGACCGACGCCACCATCGACCCCAATGCCCAGCCGGCCTCGTCGTGGAAGCCGCGTGACGCCACGCTGGCGCCCGCCCCAGGTGGCACCGTCCACGACGTCACCTTCCACGCCACCGAGAAGGTCATGGAGGTTGCTCCGGGCGTCTCCCAGCAGATGTGGACCTTCAACGACCAGGTCCCCGGCCCGGTGCTGCGCGGCAAGGTCGGCGACGTGTTCAACGTGACGCTCGTGAACGATGGCAAGGTCTCGCACAGCATCGACTTCCACGCCTCACAGACGGCGATGGATCGCAACATGCGCACGCTCGCCCCCGGCCAGCGGCTCACGTACACGTTCCGCGCCGGGCATTCCGGGATCTGGATGTACCACTGCGGAACCGCACCGGTCCTTCACCACATCGGCAACGGCATGTACGGCGCAGTGATCATCGACCCGCCCGACCTGCCCCGAGTCGACAAGGAGCTGCTGATGGTGCAATCGGAGCTGTACCTCGGCCCCGAGGGCCAGCCGGGCGACTACACCAAGATGCTCGACGGCAAGCCCGACGCCGTGGTGTTCAACGGCTACTACAACCAGTACAAGTTCGCTCCGATCCACGTCACCGCCGGCGAGCGGATCCGAGTCTGGGTGCTGAACGTGGGACCGAACGAGACCTCGTCGTTCCACATCGTCGGCACCATCTTCGACGGCGTGTACAAGGAAGGTGCGTGGCTCTTGCGGCCCGGCGTCTCGACGGGTGGGTCCCAAGCCCTCGACCTCACCCCGGCGCAGGGTGGGTTCGTGGAGCTGACGATCCCTGAGGACGGGTCGTACGCCGCCGTGAGCCACAAGTTCAACGACGCCGCCCGCGGCGCCACCGGCGTGCTCCTCGCCGGGAACGGGACCCCCATGGCGCACTGATCGCCCGCGGGGGTCGGTTGGCGCCGACTACCAGAAGCGGCGGGTGACCGGCGTAGGATGCGCTCATGGTCTTGGCAGGAGTGATCTGGACGTTTTGGATCGCCGCGGCGGTGGCGATCCTCGTGATCCTCACGCTCGTCGCTCTGGCCGCGGGTTACGCGGTCAAGGCCGTGTCGCTGAAGTACCCCCCAGGCGAAATCCAGCGCCGGGTGCAAGACGCACTCCGCCGTCGCTGAACAGAGCCCTCGGTGCCCGACGTCGTCGACTGGAAGTGGGCAGAGCGGGTCGCCGTCCGCACCGCTGGTCGTGACCCGTTCTCGGAGTCGTACCACTACGCCTCGCTGGGTCCTGACTTCGTCGAGCTGACCGCAGAGGCCGAGGGGAGGGTCGCCGACACCACGGGGCTGCACAGCCTTGCCGGCCCGGCGCGCGCGAGGGTGACCGACCGCCCTGGTTGGGTGCGCGCCAACCTGGCGTCGTTCCAGCGGATGCTGCGCCCGCTGACCGAACGGCTCGGATCGAAGATGACCGGACCGACCGCGCCGATCGCCCGTCGCGTCGCCGCGACGGAAGTCGGCCTGATGCTCGGCTGGATGTCGTCCCGGGTGCTCGGCCAGTACGACCTGTTGATCGTCGAGGACGAGCGCGTCGACGAACAAGACATCGTGTACTTCGTCGGCCCCAACGTGCTGGGGCTCGAGAAGCGATTCGGCTTCCCGCCTCGCGAGTTCCGCCTCTGGCTGGCTTTGCACGAGACCACGCACCGGGCGCAGTTCACCGGCATTCCCTGGATGCGCGAGCACTTCCTCGGCTTGGTCAGCACGGTCCTGGGTGCGGTCGAGCCCGACCCGAAGCGGTTCTTCGACGCCGTCGGCCGGGTGGCGTCGGAGCTGCGACAGGGCCGCAACCCGCTCGACGACGGCGGCCTCGCAGCGGTGTTCGCCAGTGACGAACAGCGCGTGGCGCTCGACCAGATGAGCGGTCTGATGAGCCTGCTCGAAGGACACGGCGACGTGACCATGGACCGAGCGGGCGCCGACCAGATCCCGAGCGCCGAGCGCTTCAACCGTGTGCTGCGTCAGCGGCGGCGCCAGTCGAACCCGGTCCTGCACCTGTTGCAGCGCCTGATCGGGCTGGAGGCCAAGCTCAAGCAGTACGAGCAAGGTGAGCGCTTCATCGAGCGCGTCGAGGGTGTCGGTGGCTCCGAGTTGCTGAATCGGGCCTGGGAGTCGCCGGCCATGCTGCCGGGCATCAGCGAGATCCGTGACCCTGACCGGTGGATCGGCAGGGTGCGGGGAACGTCTGCCCTCACGGCGTAAGGCTCGGGTCGTCCGCCGGTGGGCTTGCGCTCGGACCCCCTGCTCGACGCGCTGGTGGCCCGCTGCCGGTTTCCGGAGCCGGGCACCGCGGTCTCGTGCGCGGTGTCGGGTGGTCCCGATTCGCTGGCGCTGCTGGCGCTGGCGGTCCACCACGGTCTCGCCGTCACCGCCATCCACGTCGACCATGGCCTGCGCCCGGGATCGGCTGGCGAAGCCGAGGTGGTGGCCGCCGCCGCGAGCGAGGTCGGCGTCGCGTTCCGGTCCGAGGCGGTCCAGGTCGCGCCAGGTCCGAACTTGGAGGCGCGTGCGCGCGCTGCCCGCTACGCAGTGCTGCCCGCCGACGTCCTCACCGGTCACACCCTCGACGACCAGGCCGAGACGATGCTGTTGAACTTGCTGCGCGGGGCCGGGCCGGCCGGCATGGCCGGGATGGCTCCCGAGCGCCGCCCGCTGCTCGCAGTGCGACGTTCGGAGACGGCGAAGCTGTGCCACGTGCTCGGGTGGACGCCGGTCGACGACCCCTCGAACCGGGACCCGTCGATCTTGCGCAACCGGGTGCGCCACGAACTGCTGCCGCTGCTGGCCGACCTCGCGGGGCGCGACCCAGCGCCGGTCCTGGCCGGACAGGCAGGCGTGTTCCGTCAACTCGAGGACCTCGCCACGGCGCTCGCCGGCGAGCTGGACCCGACCGACGCCCGTGCGCTCGCCGCTGCCCCCACCCCGGTGGCCGCAGCGGCCCTGCGGTCGTGGCTCCGCGGGGCGGGGGGCGGGTATCCGCCGGACCGTGCGGCGCTCGAGCGCGTCCTGGCGGTGGCCCGGGGGTCCGTGCGGGCCACCGAACTGGCCGGCGGCTGGCGGGTGGCTCGCACCGGCCAGCGCTTGCGGATCGTTCCACCCCCTACGGCCGCCGACCGCGCCGGCAGGTCTCGCAGTGCTCGCTGAACGGGTGGTGTGCCAAGCTGCAGCCGCCCCGTTCGCCACGCTGGAGCGCGCCCCCATGTCCACACCTCTCGTCGTCGGCGCCCACGGCGGGGTGACGTCGTGATCGGGCGGGAGGACCCCCTGGTCGGGCAAGTGGTGGTCGACGCCGACCGGTTGCAGGAGCGCATCGCGGAGCTGGGCGTGCAGATCACCCGCGACTACGCCGAGCGCGAGCCGCTCCCGGTGCTCCTCGTGGGCGTGCTGAAAGGCGCGTTCATGTTCATGGCCGACCTCGTTCGCCACATCGACCTGCCGGTCGAGGTCGACTTCATGGCGGTCTCGTCGTATGGCTCGTCGACGCGGTCGAGCGGTGTCGTGCGGATCGTCAAGGACCTCGACGTCGACTTGTCGGACCGCCACGTGGTCCTGGTCGAGGACATCATCGACTCCGGCCTCACGTTGCAGTACCTGCGCAAGAACCTCGCGCATCGCAACCCGGCGAGCCTCGAGGTCTGCGCGTTGCTCGTGCGAGAAGGCCAGCAGAAGGGCGACCCCGACCTGGCGTACGTCGGCTTCGAGATCCCGCCCGCGTTCGTGGTCGGCTACGGGCTCGACGTCTCCCAGCAATACCGGAACCTGCCGTACATCGCCGAGTACGTCGGCGAGTGAGGCCGGGGCGGCCAGCGGCCGCGCGACCGGCTCGGCAGCAGGCGGTGCAAACCGTCGTCGTCGAGGTGTGGCGGCGTGTGGCGCGCAAGTAGCCTGGGCGACCTTGTGAGGAAGTTCATCCGCCCGGTCGTCGCGTCGGCCGCCGTCGCCATCATCGTCCTCGTCGCCATCAGCATGTTCGTGGGCGGGGGCTCCAAGCCGAAGAAGTACCGGCTCGACCAGTTCCTGACCAAGGTCGACCACGGCCAGGTGGCCGAAGCCACGTTGAAAGACGGCGACCGCTCGGTGTCCGGCAAGCTCCACGACGGCACCAAGTTCAAGACCTCGTACCCCGAGCGGTACACCTCACAGATCGTCGACCGGCTTCAACAGCACGACGTCGAGATCAAGGTCGACCATCAGCACACCCCGCTGTGGGAGTCGCTGCTGTTCAACCTCGGCCCCTTCGTGTTGATCCTCGGGGCGTTCTTCTACTTCGTGTCCGCGATGCAGGGCGGTGGGTCGAAGGTCATCTCGTTCGGCAAAGCCCGGGCCAAGCAGGTGTCCAAGGACGAACCGAAGGTCACGTTCGCGGATGTGGCCGGGGTCGAGGAAGCGGTCGAGGAGCTCCAGGAGATCAAGGACTTCCTCCAGCATCCCGCCAAGTTCCAGGCCATGGGGGCGAAGATCCCCAAGGGCGTGCTGCTGTACGGGCCGCCCGGCACCGGCAAGACCCTGCTCGCCCGGGCGGTCGCCGGCGAGGCTGGCGTGCCGTTCTTCTCCATCTCGGGGTCCGACTTCGTCGAGATGTTCGTCGGCGTGGGCGCGAGCCGGGTCCGCGACTTGTTCGAACAAGCCAAGGCGGCCGCGCCCGCCATCGTGTTCGTCGACGAGATCGATGCCGTCGGCCGTCACCGCGGGGCAGGTCTCGGTGGCGGGCACGACGAGCGTGAGCAGACCCTCAACCAGCTGCTCGTGGAGATGGACGGCTTCGATGTAAAGACCGGTGTGATCCTCATCGCCGCCACCAACCGGCCCGACATCTTGGACCCGGCGCTGTTGCGGCCGGGTCGCTTCGATCGCCAGATCGTGGTCGACCAGCCCGACTTGGAGGGTCGCCGGGCGATCCTCAACGTCCACGCCAAGGGCAAGCCGCTCGCGCCCGATGTCCACGTCGACGTCGTGGCGCGCCGCACCCCGGGATTCACCGGTGCCGACCTGGCCAACCTCATGAACGAGGCGGCGCTGCTGGCAGCGCGCCGCGACAAGTCCCTCGTCTCGATGGAGGAGATGGAGGACGCCATCGACCGCGTGATCGCGGGTCCGGAGCGCAAGACCAAGGTGCTCTCCGAACGCGAGCGCCGGGTGATCGCGTATCACGAGGGCGGCCACGCGCTGGTCGGTCACGTGCTGCCGGGCACCGACCCGATCCACAAGATCTCGATCGTGGCCCGCGGCCGCGCCCTGGGGTGGACGCTGGCGCTGCCCACCGAGGACAAGGTGCTGCGCACCCGCTCTGAGCTGCGCGATCAGCTCGCCATGATCCTCGGTGGTCGCACGGCGGAAGAGATGATCTTCGGCGACCCGACCACCGGCGCGTCCGATGACATCGAGCGGGCCACCAACTTGGCGCGGGCCATGGTCACCGAGTGGGGGATGAGCGATCACCTCGGACCGCAGCGGCTCGGCGACAAGAACGGTGAGGTGTTCCTCGGCCGCGACATGGGCCACCAGCCGAACTACTCCGATTCGGTGGCGGCGGACATCGACGCGGAGATCCGCCGGCTGATCGACGAGGGCCACGCCGAAGCTCGCGAGATCCTCGAGCTGCACCGTCCCACGCTCGACCGTCTCGCCGACGCGCTCGTCGAGCACGAGACGCTCGACCCGCCGGCGATCATGGAGCTGTTCGGCGGGCTCGACACGTGGAAGGGCAAGCCCACGCCGAACCGTCGGATCCGCAAGGCCACGGCGGGCGGCGGCACCGGGGCGAAGAGCGCGGCGGGATCGACGGGAGCGGGCAAAGGTGACACTGGAACCAATGGGTCGTCGGGGCGCGCGACTGGCAAGTCGTCGGGTCGCGGCCGCCGGCGCTCCACCGCCACGGACGACAGCTGACGCGCCATGACCGACCACACCACTTCCGATATCTCGACCAACGATCGGGCGGCTCGCCCCTCGGTCAAGCTCAACGGCCACCCAGCGCCAGATCAGGCGCGGATCGCCGCCGCGGTGCGTGAGATCCTCCTGGCGATCGGCGAGAACCCCGACCGCGACGGACTGGTGGACACGCCGGCCCGGGTGGCCCGCATGTACGCCGAGATCTTCAGCGGTCTGCGGGAGGCGCCCGAGCACCA from Acidimicrobiales bacterium includes the following:
- the hpt gene encoding hypoxanthine phosphoribosyltransferase encodes the protein MIGREDPLVGQVVVDADRLQERIAELGVQITRDYAEREPLPVLLVGVLKGAFMFMADLVRHIDLPVEVDFMAVSSYGSSTRSSGVVRIVKDLDVDLSDRHVVLVEDIIDSGLTLQYLRKNLAHRNPASLEVCALLVREGQQKGDPDLAYVGFEIPPAFVVGYGLDVSQQYRNLPYIAEYVGE
- a CDS encoding zinc-dependent metalloprotease, whose amino-acid sequence is MPDVVDWKWAERVAVRTAGRDPFSESYHYASLGPDFVELTAEAEGRVADTTGLHSLAGPARARVTDRPGWVRANLASFQRMLRPLTERLGSKMTGPTAPIARRVAATEVGLMLGWMSSRVLGQYDLLIVEDERVDEQDIVYFVGPNVLGLEKRFGFPPREFRLWLALHETTHRAQFTGIPWMREHFLGLVSTVLGAVEPDPKRFFDAVGRVASELRQGRNPLDDGGLAAVFASDEQRVALDQMSGLMSLLEGHGDVTMDRAGADQIPSAERFNRVLRQRRRQSNPVLHLLQRLIGLEAKLKQYEQGERFIERVEGVGGSELLNRAWESPAMLPGISEIRDPDRWIGRVRGTSALTA
- a CDS encoding multicopper oxidase domain-containing protein, which produces MNAPSSHDTGGVPTVDAEPAAAPALRRDKFLMLCALSALGAMLVSIAAVGVAITTKSSAGSRVATAAPQTVEVELGDFYIKPAKLDVAAGTPVTFKVTNHGKMTHDFVVSGHKTSMLQPGKSGTVTATIDSATQAYCSVPGHRAAGMTMDITTGGGTAASATASDASSTAMDHSMMNSASSGSTSGSGTDATIDPNAQPASSWKPRDATLAPAPGGTVHDVTFHATEKVMEVAPGVSQQMWTFNDQVPGPVLRGKVGDVFNVTLVNDGKVSHSIDFHASQTAMDRNMRTLAPGQRLTYTFRAGHSGIWMYHCGTAPVLHHIGNGMYGAVIIDPPDLPRVDKELLMVQSELYLGPEGQPGDYTKMLDGKPDAVVFNGYYNQYKFAPIHVTAGERIRVWVLNVGPNETSSFHIVGTIFDGVYKEGAWLLRPGVSTGGSQALDLTPAQGGFVELTIPEDGSYAAVSHKFNDAARGATGVLLAGNGTPMAH
- the tilS gene encoding tRNA lysidine(34) synthetase TilS — protein: MGLRSDPLLDALVARCRFPEPGTAVSCAVSGGPDSLALLALAVHHGLAVTAIHVDHGLRPGSAGEAEVVAAAASEVGVAFRSEAVQVAPGPNLEARARAARYAVLPADVLTGHTLDDQAETMLLNLLRGAGPAGMAGMAPERRPLLAVRRSETAKLCHVLGWTPVDDPSNRDPSILRNRVRHELLPLLADLAGRDPAPVLAGQAGVFRQLEDLATALAGELDPTDARALAAAPTPVAAAALRSWLRGAGGGYPPDRAALERVLAVARGSVRATELAGGWRVARTGQRLRIVPPPTAADRAGRSRSAR
- the ftsH gene encoding ATP-dependent zinc metalloprotease FtsH, with amino-acid sequence MRKFIRPVVASAAVAIIVLVAISMFVGGGSKPKKYRLDQFLTKVDHGQVAEATLKDGDRSVSGKLHDGTKFKTSYPERYTSQIVDRLQQHDVEIKVDHQHTPLWESLLFNLGPFVLILGAFFYFVSAMQGGGSKVISFGKARAKQVSKDEPKVTFADVAGVEEAVEELQEIKDFLQHPAKFQAMGAKIPKGVLLYGPPGTGKTLLARAVAGEAGVPFFSISGSDFVEMFVGVGASRVRDLFEQAKAAAPAIVFVDEIDAVGRHRGAGLGGGHDEREQTLNQLLVEMDGFDVKTGVILIAATNRPDILDPALLRPGRFDRQIVVDQPDLEGRRAILNVHAKGKPLAPDVHVDVVARRTPGFTGADLANLMNEAALLAARRDKSLVSMEEMEDAIDRVIAGPERKTKVLSERERRVIAYHEGGHALVGHVLPGTDPIHKISIVARGRALGWTLALPTEDKVLRTRSELRDQLAMILGGRTAEEMIFGDPTTGASDDIERATNLARAMVTEWGMSDHLGPQRLGDKNGEVFLGRDMGHQPNYSDSVAADIDAEIRRLIDEGHAEAREILELHRPTLDRLADALVEHETLDPPAIMELFGGLDTWKGKPTPNRRIRKATAGGGTGAKSAAGSTGAGKGDTGTNGSSGRATGKSSGRGRRRSTATDDS